The following are from one region of the Paramagnetospirillum magnetotacticum MS-1 genome:
- a CDS encoding flagellin N-terminal helical domain-containing protein — MSDVTLTSAVRSNLLALQSTQGLVNRTQSRLSTGLKVASAIDDPVAYFQSKALSDRASDFQGKKDNIDQGVSSLSTALQGISGVSTLVKQLKGLALNAQSASSSQIGSLVQQFNALRSQLDNLALDSQYQGQNLVAGKGQTLTVSFSNLTGSTLEVTSVDVRVGATGLNISKAVTSNGGFQLNFQDASSVDLGSGIVRTTYAGTATTLTSGTYTFSYGSATLSFTVYSQGSLTENGSDYEAFTTSTAVANGDNFAFRVGTETNGDTYNVTAGSIQNGTRFAVEYAGSTSGGISASALASGSNLTIGFNGLTGSSLASGTYTFSYAGEALTFTVGSAGNTGTTFTTTDTFTNGSALTATLTIGAVGTAGTQSAGAIGNSTGMISNASGKVRGQAYASGGDLTVAYGAQISARTTVSNVSGQYVLDSKLTGVVQGLVTKLDENLQTLRSHAQNLGTNVALLNTRLDFTKNYVDLLQAGSGKLTLADLNEEGANLLALQTRQQLGIQALSFAGQNEKSILSLFR; from the coding sequence ATGTCAGACGTCACCCTTACTTCTGCTGTCCGCAGCAACCTGCTTGCGCTGCAGTCCACCCAAGGCCTCGTGAATCGTACTCAGAGCCGTCTGTCGACCGGTTTGAAGGTCGCCAGCGCCATTGACGATCCGGTGGCTTACTTCCAGTCCAAGGCCCTGTCCGATCGCGCCAGCGACTTCCAGGGCAAGAAAGACAACATCGACCAGGGCGTTTCGTCCCTGTCCACCGCTCTGCAGGGCATCTCCGGTGTTTCGACCCTGGTGAAGCAGCTCAAGGGTCTTGCGCTGAACGCGCAGTCCGCTTCGAGCTCGCAGATCGGCAGCCTGGTGCAGCAGTTCAACGCTCTGCGCAGCCAGTTGGACAACCTGGCTCTCGATAGCCAGTATCAGGGCCAGAACCTGGTCGCCGGTAAGGGCCAGACCCTGACCGTCAGCTTCTCGAACCTGACCGGTTCCACCCTCGAGGTGACCTCGGTCGACGTGCGCGTCGGCGCCACCGGCCTGAACATCTCCAAGGCCGTGACCTCCAATGGTGGCTTCCAGCTGAACTTCCAGGACGCCAGCTCGGTCGACCTGGGTTCGGGCATCGTGCGCACCACCTATGCCGGTACCGCCACGACGCTGACCTCGGGCACCTACACCTTCTCCTACGGCTCCGCCACCCTGTCGTTCACTGTCTACTCGCAGGGTTCGCTGACCGAGAATGGTTCGGACTACGAGGCGTTCACCACCTCCACCGCCGTGGCCAATGGCGACAACTTCGCCTTCCGCGTCGGCACCGAGACCAACGGCGACACCTATAACGTGACCGCTGGCAGCATTCAGAACGGCACCCGTTTCGCCGTCGAATATGCCGGTTCCACCAGCGGCGGCATCAGCGCTTCGGCTCTGGCCAGCGGCTCCAATCTGACCATTGGTTTCAACGGTCTGACCGGCTCTTCGCTGGCTTCGGGCACCTACACCTTCAGCTATGCTGGCGAGGCGCTGACCTTCACCGTCGGCTCTGCCGGTAACACCGGAACGACCTTCACCACCACCGATACCTTCACCAATGGCTCGGCCCTCACGGCCACTCTGACCATCGGTGCTGTCGGTACGGCTGGTACCCAGTCGGCGGGCGCGATCGGTAACTCCACTGGCATGATCTCCAATGCCAGCGGTAAGGTTCGCGGTCAGGCCTATGCCTCCGGTGGCGATCTGACCGTCGCCTATGGCGCCCAGATCTCCGCTCGTACGACCGTCAGCAACGTGTCGGGCCAGTACGTTCTGGACTCCAAGCTGACCGGTGTGGTGCAAGGCCTGGTGACCAAGCTGGACGAGAACCTGCAGACCCTGCGGTCTCACGCTCAGAACCTGGGTACCAACGTGGCCCTGCTGAACACCCGTCTGGACTTCACCAAGAACTACGTCGATCTGCTCCAGGCCGGTTCGGGCAAGCTGACCCTTGCCGATCTGAACGAGGAAGGCGCCAACCTGTTGGCCCTGCAGACCCGCCAGCAGCTGGGCATCCAGGCGCTGTCCTTCGCCGGTCAGAACGAAAAGTCGATCCTGTCGCTGTTCCGTTAA